In Acidobacteriota bacterium, the genomic stretch CGGGCGAGGGATGGGACAGAGCGGGTCGAACGCCTTGACCTTCTACACATCGATCCTGTACTACATGTAGAAGTCACGGGCCGCGACGCGAAGTTCTACCGGCTGACGCCGAAGGGCCGGGCGCAGTTGCGGGAACAGACGGAGAGCTGGGCCCGGCTGCCGTCGGCCTCTACAGCCTTCTCAGCTACACGGTGGCACAGCGCCGGAGGGAAATCGGCATGCGCATGGCGCTGCTACTCGGCGTTGGGTTGGTTGCCTGCTGGCTACCGGCGCGTCAGGCCACCCGGATCGATCCGATGGACGTGCTGCGCGGCGCGTAGCCTGCTGAACCGCTACTTCCTGGCGTTCGTCATGATCGCCCGTTCGTTGTGCCGCTTCAGGTGCCGCTTCGCTCCAGGGCCAGCAGTTGCTCGGCGGCATCCGTGCTTCCCGGGCTGATATCGATAGTAGGCCGGGTTGCGAACTCCGAGCCGTAACGCTTCAGAACCCTGTCGACCCAACTGCCGCAGCGAGACTGCAGCGCGTCGACGCGCGCCGTCGTCATCAGGGGGGCGTGCACGTCGCCCGCGTACTCCGATGCCGCGTTGACGAGCGCGTAGGCGTTGGCGCCGAGCGTTTCTTGGTAGCGATGACCCAGCCCGGACAGGTGCGACCCCAGGCGCGACCATCCGTCGCGCCGCGCCCTCTGCCGCGGCAGCCTGGCCGGTGGCTTCACACCGAGAATCTCCAGTATCCCGGCCAGAAAACGCTCCTTCGGCACCAACAGCCGCGTCAGCTTCCGGAGCCTCTCACCGTACTCCGTCCAGTCGAACCGCCGGTGCCCGAACTCCTCGACGAGACGGCCTTCCAGGTTCTGGTCCTTCGCGTGCGTGATCTTCAGCTTGAACGACCGCTCGCCGAAGATCAGGCCGTTGGTGCAGATCCACCGGCAGACGCCGACCTTGAACCCGAGCGCATGGCTGCGGTTGTAGCTGTTGGTCACGCGCAGAAACGGTAGCCACGTGTCCTTCTTCCACGGCGCGAACTCGAGACCGTCCGCCGTCAGGTCGATGTGCGCCCACGACCTCGTCGCCGGCATGGTGACGTTGAACACCTTCAGCCGGGACGTCGCATCGGCGCCGAAGACCAGCGCGAACGCCAGGCTGCCGAGCTCGTACGCACGCGTGTTCGTCACCAGCCGGTAGCCCTCGGGCACGATGGAGAAGATCTCCCGCGTGTCGTCCGCCACGACGGCCCATTGCCGCCGAAACCTGTGACCGGTATCCGACGTACGGACGCGTACCTTCGACACCGGGAAGAACGGCTGATCGACCCCCGGCTCCGCGACCGGCGGAGGAGCGACGGCAACGGCGTTCTCGTACAGGTACTCCGGGGCCAGATCGGCGCCGGTCGGCCACACGATGGTGTCGGCCTCGGCATCGAACTTGAAGCGTCGAAACAGCCCGACGTCCCGCAACGGCTCGAACACTTCGCCCCACAGTTCATGCTCCAGATCGACGACACCCGTCTTGCCGTCCTCGAAGGTAGCGAGAATCTTGTAGTCGCGCAGGTACTCGGCGCCGCAAAGTCTGGGGACCATTGGTCTACTCCAGCGGATCGATCTTCCTCAGCCGCCGCGCCGTCGAATCTCACGCAAGCGGATTCTGACCGGGCGCGGCGGGGATTCTACAGTTGCCTGCTGTCACTTCCTGTCAGTGCGCGAACCAACTGTCCGCGGGCCCTGGTCGAGGGCGGGCGGTTCCATCCGGCCGACCACATCTCCGTGCCCAACGCTGTGATGCCCGCGGAGCCTCAAGGGGCGGACGGCGATTCGAACTGAAGTCGCTGCAATCGTGCCGCCGCGGCTTGTGTCAACGAGACATCCAACCTCACCTGGTCGAACGGCACCCGAGGCACCAGCGTGCCGCCCTGCCCCACCTTCAACTCGACGAGCCCGTAGCGCGCCATCGTCTTGAGCGTCCGCGAGAGGTTCGACTTGTGTCGCCCGGAGAGCTCTGCCAGCTCGGCCAGAGAACTGGGTTTCTTCCCGGCGATCAGCGCCAGCAACTCGCGATTGCGCCCCGAGAGCACTTTGGCGAAGCTCTCGATCGAGGTAAACCAGACCGTCGGCTCGCCCCCGCCAGGCTTGTGCTCGCCCCGCGCGATCGCCATCGTGCGCGCCTTCATCCGGTCGTAGTCGGCGATTCCGATCTTCAGCGTTTTCATCGCAGCGATCCCCTTTTCCTCAGCACGCCGTCCACTTCGTTCCAGAAGTCCTCGAGTAGGGTAGCCGCGTCCTTTTAGTCATACGGTCCGATGCTCAGCAGCCGGTGACGGTGGTCGCTCCGGCGGCGGCGCCGCGTGCCCGTCCCCTGCCGCTCCCTCACCGGGTGCGCATTGTCGAAACCGACGAGCCTCGTGCCATCCGGGGCGTGAAGCGTCAGCGAGTAGCTGAGCCCGTGCGGCCGTTCCACACTCGTCTCGGTTCGCACCACAACGAACTTCACCCAATGTCCGACTTCATCCACGAACAGCGTCTGGCCATGAAGGTCAAGAAGCGTATCCAGCCCAGGATCGCGGTCAGTCGCTGTCATTAATAATGTTATCACTTTCTGACAACGGTAGGCGGCCATTAAGGGTGCAACGCAGCCCCCGGTCCCTGACCGAAACGCCGTCCACGGTCATCGACGAGACCAGCGTTTAGAATTTTTTGTTTTTAATGGCAATAAGCCATGCAGTAGGTGAAAGACAAAATACATCTTGGGAGAAATTTTAATATTGTATAATATTAATGGTTATGAACCATTCAAGAACGCCGCGGCTGAAACCGCTCCTCGATACGGTCCCGCCCGGCTTCCTGGTGGACACACCATGGCTGAAGGCCCGGAGTATCGACCCCAAGTCCATCCACGACTATGTCGCCCGCGGCTGGCTCGAACGCGTCGTCCGCGGCGTGTATCGCCGCCCGGTGCCGGAAACCGGCCGGGGTGGCAACGGCGAGTCCTGGGCCATTCTCCTCCTCTCCCTGCAACGACTCATGAACTACGCCGTGCATCTGGGCGGAGAGAGCGCTCTCGACCTGGCCGGCCATGTGCACTACCTGAGCCTCGGAGGAACGCGGCGGGTGCAGTTCTACGGCGACGTGCCTTCCTGGCTGAAGCGCCTGCCGATGCCGACGGAGATCGTCGTGCGTCGGCGCACGCTCTTCGGCGACGATCCGATAGGCATAGACGAGTCCGAATTCGGGGTCGGGACTGCGATCGATGTATGGCGCTGGCCCATCCAGGTATCGTCGCCCGAGCGCGCCATCCTCGAAGCGCTCGACGAGCTGCCGCGGCACGCGAGCTTCGAGAACCTCGACAGGGTCTTCGAGGGGCTGGAGTCGCTGCGGCCCAGACAGCTCACGGCGCTGCTCGGCACCTGCCGCAGCGTGAAAGTGCGCAGGTTGTTCTTCGTCTTCGCGGACCGGCATCGGCACGCATGGCGCAAGTACCTCGACACCTCGGCTATCGACTTCGGCTCCGGGCCGCGGGCCCTTGTCGAGGGCGGGCGGTTCCATCCGGCCTACCACATCTCCGTGCCCGACGCCCTGATGCCCGCGGAGCCTCAAGGGGCGGACGGCGATGCTTGACCGGTACCTGGCGCAGGTCCGCCTGCTGCTGAGCGTCCTGCCGGACATCGCGCGGGAAACCGCGTTCGCGATCAAGGGCGGCACGGCCATCAACCTGTTCTACCGGGACCTGCCGAGGCTGTCCGTCGATGTCGACCTGATCTGGCTACCCGTGGCGGACCGCCAGTCGTCGCTCCGGGACATCGACGCTGCACTCGACCGCATCGCGGCGGCCATCGCGGGCCGCAACCCTCGGTTCGACGCGCGCCGCATCGCCGGGGGCGGGGGCAGCGACACTCGAGTCATGGTCAACGACGGCCACGTACGGATCAAGATAGAGACGTCCCCGGTAGCGCGGGGAGCCGTGTATAGGGCGCGATCGATGGCGGCGTCCGAGGCGGTGACGGAGCGGTTCGGGTTTGTCGAGGCGAACGTGCTGGCCTTCGACGACCTGTATGGCGGTAAGCTCCACGCGGCACTCGACCGTCGGCACCCGCGCGACCTCTTCGACGTGAAGCTCCTCTACGAGAACGAAGGCCTGACCGACGATCTGTTCCGTGTGTTCATGGTCTACGTGGCGAGTTCGGGCCGACCGATGCACGAACTCCTGGCCCCGGCAACGCCTTTCAACGAGGGCCTCTATGACGATGAGTTCGTCGGCATGACGCGCGAGGCGGTATCCCGGGAGGCCCTCGCCGAGGTAGGCCGGCGCTTGCACGCCGATATCCGATCGCGGCTGCGTGGCGATGTCGCGGAGTTCCTCCTCTCCCTCCACGATGCCGAACCCGACTTCGAACTGATCGGCCTGCCCGAAGCGGCGGACCTTCCGGCCGTTCGCTGGAAGCTGCTCAACCTGAAGAGGCTCAAGGATGCCGATCCCGGGAAGCATGCGGCGCAGCGCGGCGCGCTCGAAACACTGTTCCGGTGACGCCACGCCCTATTTAGCAGCAGCGTCCCGCCCGCGCAGTTCGGTGTCAAGACTTGGCGTCTAGTCGCAGTTCCAGCGCGCACCCTCACGCGTCAACGACCGTTACTTCCAGTCGCCGACCAACGGCCTGAAGCGCCTGCTGCAGCCTGTCTATACGGGAAGCGTGGTGAACATCGAGGACGCGGTCGACCTGTGGCATATGCCAACCGAGCCTCCGCCCAAGTTCAGCCTTTGTAATTCTCTGCTGGTGCATTGCGTTGTACAGCTCGATCTTTGGCACGGCCAATGGTGGAACATCGACCACTACCCTTCCTCTGGAGGGCTGTGGCAGGCGTTGCCGGTCCTTCATGTACGCATCGATCACGGTCAACAGGGCGTCAGATGCCCGTGTCAGAGCTTCTTCCCGTGTGTCCCCAAAGGTATGAGCCTCCGGGAAATCCGGGAAGTCCACGAGTACACGTTCACCCTCGGTCGTCAACCTCACCGGGTAGCGCAACATTCGCCTACGTCTCCTTCTCCGCCCGTCCGGTGTAGAGGCTGATTGAACGTCTCGGACACGCACCCGATGATGGCAACATATCTGTTGCAATGTCAACGTAAATGTTACAGGACCTCCAGCGCGACGGCGACGCCAACAAAATGCCTTGATCTTCTACACGTTGATCCGCTACTACATGTAGAAGTCAGAGGCATACAGCGATGGACACACCCAGGACCGAACTGCCGCTGATTCCGGGGACGGCGGACGGAGATGCGCGGTGAGCTGGTGGGGCCGTCTTTGGAAACGCAGCCGGGCCGAGGACGAGCTGGACCGCGAGCTGCGCGACCACGTGGAGCGGCAGGCGGCCGACCACGTCCGGGCCGGGATGGCGCCGCGGGAGGCGCGCCGGCACGCGCGGCTGGAGTTCGGCGGCCTCGATCAGATCAAGGAGCTGTGCCGCGACGCGCGCGGGACGCGGTGGCTTGAGGAGATCGGGCAGGACGTGCGGTTCACCTTGCGCCTGCTGCTGAAGGACCGTTGGGCGGCGGCGGGGGCGGTGCTTGCGCTCGGGTTGGGTCTGGGGATCTCCAGCGCCGCGTTCACCGCCTACAACGGCCTGCTGCTCCGGAGGCTTCCGGTCGACGACCAGCGGAGCGTCATGGCGCTGGCGATGCGCGACGAGACCGGGGCCGATCAGGCGGTCTCCTACCTCGACTA encodes the following:
- a CDS encoding DUF2442 domain-containing protein, which codes for MVPRLCGAEYLRDYKILATFEDGKTGVVDLEHELWGEVFEPLRDVGLFRRFKFDAEADTIVWPTGADLAPEYLYENAVAVAPPPVAEPGVDQPFFPVSKVRVRTSDTGHRFRRQWAVVADDTREIFSIVPEGYRLVTNTRAYELGSLAFALVFGADATSRLKVFNVTMPATRSWAHIDLTADGLEFAPWKKDTWLPFLRVTNSYNRSHALGFKVGVCRWICTNGLIFGERSFKLKITHAKDQNLEGRLVEEFGHRRFDWTEYGERLRKLTRLLVPKERFLAGILEILGVKPPARLPRQRARRDGWSRLGSHLSGLGHRYQETLGANAYALVNAASEYAGDVHAPLMTTARVDALQSRCGSWVDRVLKRYGSEFATRPTIDISPGSTDAAEQLLALERSGT
- a CDS encoding helix-turn-helix domain-containing protein, producing MKTLKIGIADYDRMKARTMAIARGEHKPGGGEPTVWFTSIESFAKVLSGRNRELLALIAGKKPSSLAELAELSGRHKSNLSRTLKTMARYGLVELKVGQGGTLVPRVPFDQVRLDVSLTQAAAARLQRLQFESPSAP
- a CDS encoding nucleotidyl transferase AbiEii/AbiGii toxin family protein gives rise to the protein MLDRYLAQVRLLLSVLPDIARETAFAIKGGTAINLFYRDLPRLSVDVDLIWLPVADRQSSLRDIDAALDRIAAAIAGRNPRFDARRIAGGGGSDTRVMVNDGHVRIKIETSPVARGAVYRARSMAASEAVTERFGFVEANVLAFDDLYGGKLHAALDRRHPRDLFDVKLLYENEGLTDDLFRVFMVYVASSGRPMHELLAPATPFNEGLYDDEFVGMTREAVSREALAEVGRRLHADIRSRLRGDVAEFLLSLHDAEPDFELIGLPEAADLPAVRWKLLNLKRLKDADPGKHAAQRGALETLFR
- a CDS encoding type II toxin-antitoxin system HicB family antitoxin codes for the protein MLRYPVRLTTEGERVLVDFPDFPEAHTFGDTREEALTRASDALLTVIDAYMKDRQRLPQPSRGRVVVDVPPLAVPKIELYNAMHQQRITKAELGRRLGWHMPQVDRVLDVHHASRIDRLQQALQAVGRRLEVTVVDA